The following proteins come from a genomic window of Streptomyces sp. Sge12:
- the fdhD gene encoding formate dehydrogenase accessory sulfurtransferase FdhD: MGRVTERRRVVRIRNGGAGVRPDTLVAEEPLEIRLNGKPLAITMRTPGDDFALAVGFLVSEGVLGAASDVQAVTYCEGATADGSNTYNVVNVQLAAGVPVPDITLERNVYTTSSCGLCGKASLDAVRTATRFPGIAADPVRVPAEVLSAMPDRLRAAQKVFDRTGGLHAAGLFTAQGELLDLREDVGRHNAVDKIVGRAYRSGGLPLPGAVLLVSGRASFELVQKAVMAGIPVLAAVSAPSSLAVDLALESGMTLVGFLRGPDMNIYAGEERITL; the protein is encoded by the coding sequence ATGGGACGGGTCACCGAGCGCCGTCGCGTCGTCCGGATCCGGAACGGCGGGGCGGGTGTCCGGCCGGACACCCTGGTGGCCGAGGAGCCGCTGGAGATACGTCTGAACGGAAAACCGCTGGCCATCACGATGCGCACGCCGGGCGACGACTTCGCCCTGGCGGTGGGCTTCCTGGTCAGCGAGGGGGTGCTCGGCGCCGCCTCGGACGTACAGGCCGTCACCTACTGCGAGGGGGCGACGGCGGACGGTTCGAACACCTACAACGTCGTGAATGTGCAACTGGCGGCCGGGGTCCCGGTGCCGGACATCACGCTGGAGCGGAACGTCTACACCACCTCCTCCTGCGGCCTGTGCGGCAAGGCCAGCCTGGACGCGGTCCGTACGGCGACCCGTTTCCCGGGTATCGCCGCCGATCCGGTACGGGTGCCCGCGGAGGTCCTGAGCGCGATGCCGGACCGGCTGCGCGCGGCCCAGAAGGTCTTCGACCGCACGGGCGGACTCCACGCGGCCGGGCTGTTCACGGCGCAGGGCGAGCTGCTCGACCTGCGGGAGGACGTGGGCCGGCACAACGCGGTGGACAAGATCGTGGGCCGGGCGTACCGGTCGGGGGGGCTCCCCCTGCCGGGCGCGGTCCTGCTGGTGTCGGGCCGGGCCTCGTTCGAGCTCGTGCAGAAGGCCGTGATGGCGGGCATCCCGGTACTGGCGGCGGTCTCGGCGCCGTCCTCACTGGCGGTGGACCTGGCGCTGGAGTCGGGGATGACGCTGGTCGGCTTCCTGCGGGGCCCGGACATGAACATCTACGCGGGCGAGGAGCGGATCACCCTGTAG
- a CDS encoding bile acid:sodium symporter family protein — translation MRRPHLPARLPLDPYVLALLATVGLAALLPARGPVATLADGASTAAVALLFFLYGARLSTREALEGVRHWRLHLTVLAATFVLFPLLGLAARGLVPGLLTAPLYSGLLFLCLVPSTVQSSIAFTSIARGNVPAAICAGSFSSLAGIVLTPLLAAALLGGDAGGFSLDSLLKITLQLLLPFLLGQALRSRVGGFLVRHKQVLGHVDRGSILLVVYAAFSAGVVAGIWHRVSLPQLAALMLVEAVLLAVMLLATWYGAARLGFGRADRIAIQFAGSKKSLAAGLPMASVLFGPHAALAVLPLMLFHQMQLMVCAVIARRRARDPAPEHAADRVADVSPTLQQPAPRAR, via the coding sequence ATGCGCCGCCCGCACCTGCCCGCCCGGCTGCCCCTCGACCCGTACGTCCTGGCCCTGCTCGCCACCGTGGGCCTCGCCGCCCTGCTCCCCGCCCGCGGCCCGGTCGCCACCCTCGCCGACGGCGCCTCCACCGCAGCCGTGGCCCTGCTCTTCTTCCTCTACGGAGCCCGGCTCTCCACCCGCGAGGCCCTCGAAGGGGTGCGCCACTGGCGGCTCCACCTGACCGTCCTCGCAGCCACCTTCGTGCTCTTCCCGCTCCTCGGCCTCGCCGCCCGCGGCCTCGTCCCGGGCCTGCTCACCGCCCCCCTCTACAGCGGCCTGCTCTTCCTCTGCCTGGTCCCCTCGACCGTGCAGTCCTCCATCGCCTTCACCTCGATCGCCCGCGGCAACGTCCCCGCCGCGATCTGCGCCGGCTCCTTCTCCAGCCTGGCCGGCATCGTCCTGACCCCCCTCCTCGCCGCCGCCCTGCTCGGCGGCGACGCGGGAGGCTTCTCCCTCGACTCCCTACTCAAGATCACCCTCCAGCTCCTGCTGCCCTTCCTCCTCGGACAGGCCCTGCGCTCCCGGGTCGGCGGCTTCCTCGTCCGCCACAAGCAGGTCCTCGGCCACGTCGACCGCGGCTCGATCCTGCTCGTCGTCTACGCCGCCTTCAGCGCGGGCGTGGTCGCGGGCATCTGGCACCGGGTCAGCCTCCCGCAGCTCGCCGCCCTGATGCTGGTGGAGGCCGTACTCCTCGCCGTCATGCTCCTCGCCACCTGGTACGGCGCGGCCCGCCTCGGCTTCGGCCGCGCGGACCGCATCGCCATCCAGTTCGCCGGGTCGAAGAAGAGCCTGGCCGCCGGACTCCCCATGGCCAGCGTGCTGTTCGGGCCCCACGCCGCCCTCGCCGTGCTCCCGCTGATGCTCTTCCACCAGATGCAGCTGATGGTCTGCGCGGTCATCGCCCGGCGCCGCGCCCGGGATCCGGCGCCCGAACACGCCGCCGACCGTGTGGCGGACGTCTCGCCCACGCTCCAACAGCCCGCGCCCCGGGCCCGGTAA
- a CDS encoding LysR substrate-binding domain-containing protein — protein MYDPVQLRTFLTVAQTLSFTQAAGRLGVGQSTVSQHVRRLEEATGRPLFVRDTHSVGLTDDGEALLGFARTILEANERAAAFFAGTRLRGRLRFGASEDFVLTRLPEILEGFRHEHPEVELELSVELSGTLHERLDAGRLDLVLAKRRGPGDERGRLVWRDRMVWIGAEGLRVDPERPVPLIVFPPPGITRARALEVLEGEGRAWRIACTSGSLSGLVAAARAGLGVMAHTRGLIPPGLVRVGGLPELGPVEFALLRGARPSAAAEALAAAVLSGADRLSRTSTA, from the coding sequence ATGTACGACCCGGTTCAGCTGCGGACGTTCCTCACGGTGGCCCAGACGCTCAGCTTCACGCAGGCCGCGGGCCGGCTCGGGGTGGGGCAGTCCACGGTCAGCCAGCACGTGCGGCGGCTGGAGGAGGCGACGGGCCGGCCGTTGTTCGTCCGGGACACGCACAGCGTCGGGCTGACGGACGACGGCGAGGCGCTGCTCGGTTTCGCGCGGACGATCCTGGAGGCGAACGAGCGGGCGGCGGCCTTCTTCGCGGGGACGCGGCTGCGCGGTCGGCTGCGGTTCGGGGCCTCGGAGGACTTCGTGCTGACGCGCCTTCCGGAGATCCTCGAAGGCTTCCGGCACGAGCACCCCGAGGTGGAGCTGGAGCTGTCGGTCGAGCTGTCGGGGACGCTGCACGAGCGGCTGGACGCGGGGCGCCTGGACCTGGTGCTCGCGAAGCGGCGGGGGCCCGGGGACGAGCGGGGCCGGCTCGTCTGGCGTGACCGGATGGTGTGGATCGGGGCGGAGGGGCTGCGGGTGGACCCGGAGCGCCCTGTTCCGCTGATTGTCTTCCCGCCGCCGGGGATCACCCGGGCGCGGGCGCTGGAGGTGCTGGAGGGGGAGGGCCGGGCGTGGCGGATCGCATGTACGAGCGGCAGCCTGAGCGGCCTGGTCGCGGCGGCCCGGGCCGGGCTGGGGGTGATGGCGCACACCCGGGGGCTGATCCCGCCGGGCCTGGTGCGGGTCGGCGGGCTGCCGGAGCTCGGGCCGGTGGAGTTCGCGCTGCTCCGCGGGGCGCGCCCGTCGGCCGCGGCCGAGGCGTTGGCCGCGGCCGTACTGTCCGGCGCGGATCGGCTCAGTCGCACGTCAACGGCGTGA
- a CDS encoding AMP-dependent synthetase/ligase: MREFTVPPVVTGAPVGGLADIIFQHAREEPDRVVLGRKTEGVWRDVTSRELAAEVLALARGLLAQGVRFGDRVAVMSRTRYEWTLFDFALWAIGAQPVPVYPTSSADQVHWILFDTDCTACVVEDENQAMTVGSVIDRLPHLRRLWQLDAGAVDALVADGRGVAEDVVHRHRRAVTPDATATVIYTSGTTGRPKGCVLTHANFMYETDTLVNRWESVFQARQGEQPSTLLFLPLAHVFGRMVEVAAVRARVKLGHQPVLAAAELLPDLAAFRPTFVLGVPYVFEKVFAAARRKAEAEGRTGPFDRAVETAVRYAEARERKAFGTGPGPSAALRMEHQLFDRLVYGKVREAMGGRVRYAMSGGSAMSRRLGLFLDGAGITVFEGYGLTESCAAATANPPGATKYGTVGQPIPGSTVHIAQDGEVWLHGSHIFSGYLNDPRATEAVLRGGWLATGDLGRLDEDGYLTITGRKKDILVTSNGKSVAPAALEERVRSHPLVSQCVLVGNDRPYIAALLTLDMDGIAHWLSMRGRPQMPAAELVGDPELTAEVRRAVVAANTLVSQAEAIRTFRVLGEQFTEERGLLTPSLKLKRRAIEKAYEKEVAALYSAS, encoded by the coding sequence TTGCGCGAGTTCACCGTCCCACCCGTTGTCACGGGCGCGCCCGTCGGCGGCCTGGCCGACATCATTTTCCAGCACGCCCGCGAGGAACCGGACCGGGTGGTGCTCGGCCGCAAGACCGAGGGGGTCTGGCGGGACGTGACGTCCCGGGAGCTGGCCGCCGAGGTGCTCGCGCTCGCACGGGGGCTGCTGGCCCAGGGGGTGCGCTTCGGGGACCGGGTGGCCGTCATGTCCCGCACCCGGTACGAGTGGACCCTCTTCGACTTCGCCCTGTGGGCGATCGGCGCCCAGCCCGTGCCGGTGTATCCGACGTCCTCGGCCGATCAGGTGCACTGGATCCTCTTCGACACCGACTGCACGGCCTGTGTGGTCGAGGACGAGAACCAGGCGATGACGGTGGGTTCGGTCATCGACCGGCTCCCCCACCTGCGCCGGTTGTGGCAGCTCGACGCGGGGGCGGTGGACGCGCTCGTCGCCGACGGCCGCGGGGTCGCGGAGGACGTCGTGCACCGCCATCGCAGGGCGGTGACGCCCGACGCGACCGCCACCGTCATCTACACCTCCGGGACCACCGGCCGGCCCAAGGGGTGCGTGCTCACGCACGCCAATTTCATGTACGAGACCGACACGCTGGTCAACCGCTGGGAGTCGGTGTTCCAGGCCCGGCAGGGCGAGCAGCCCTCCACCCTGCTCTTCCTGCCGCTGGCGCACGTGTTCGGGCGGATGGTGGAGGTGGCCGCGGTCCGGGCGCGGGTCAAGCTCGGGCACCAGCCGGTGCTGGCGGCGGCCGAGTTGCTGCCGGATCTCGCCGCCTTCCGGCCGACCTTCGTGCTGGGCGTCCCGTACGTCTTCGAGAAGGTCTTCGCGGCGGCCCGCCGCAAGGCGGAGGCGGAGGGACGTACGGGTCCCTTCGACCGGGCTGTGGAGACGGCCGTGCGGTACGCGGAGGCGCGCGAGCGGAAGGCCTTCGGCACCGGGCCGGGGCCGTCGGCCGCGCTGCGGATGGAGCACCAGCTCTTCGACCGGCTGGTCTACGGGAAGGTCCGCGAGGCGATGGGCGGCCGGGTGCGGTACGCCATGTCGGGCGGGTCGGCGATGTCGCGCCGGCTGGGGCTGTTCCTCGACGGGGCGGGGATCACGGTGTTCGAGGGGTACGGGCTGACGGAGTCGTGCGCGGCGGCCACCGCGAACCCGCCGGGGGCGACCAAGTACGGCACGGTGGGACAGCCGATCCCGGGCAGTACGGTGCACATCGCGCAGGACGGGGAGGTCTGGCTGCACGGCAGCCACATCTTCTCCGGTTACCTGAACGATCCCCGGGCCACGGAGGCGGTGCTGCGCGGCGGCTGGCTGGCGACCGGGGACCTGGGCCGGCTCGACGAGGACGGCTACCTCACCATCACCGGCCGCAAGAAGGACATCCTGGTGACCTCCAACGGCAAGAGCGTCGCGCCCGCCGCCCTGGAGGAGCGGGTCCGTTCGCATCCGCTGGTGTCGCAGTGCGTGCTGGTGGGCAACGACCGGCCGTACATCGCGGCGCTGCTCACGCTGGACATGGACGGGATAGCGCACTGGCTGTCGATGCGCGGCCGGCCGCAGATGCCGGCGGCGGAGCTGGTGGGCGACCCCGAGCTGACGGCGGAGGTGCGCCGGGCGGTGGTGGCCGCGAACACGCTGGTGTCGCAGGCGGAGGCGATCCGTACCTTCCGGGTGCTGGGCGAGCAGTTCACCGAGGAGCGGGGGTTGCTGACCCCGTCGTTGAAGCTCAAGCGCCGGGCGATCGAGAAGGCGTACGAGAAGGAGGTCGCGGCCCTCTACTCCGCCTCCTGA
- a CDS encoding ABC transporter substrate-binding protein produces the protein MLRPIRTLAAAAAALALVSACNSASTNGTGPGKPGGASGTTRGVTADSIKVGGIVSMTSASGYSKKDTDLGAKARYLRANAEGGINGRKIDYLGAQDDGQDPAKNLAAARKLVQQDKVFAVSPMSSVTFSGADFLEQEKVPTFGWGTLPSFCGPKYIYGFNGCLVPTPGGTLNQTWPEGIGQILGGARGKSVAIIANDSDAGKFGIRTFQQGFTSAGFHVSYAKASVPATAVPSDWSAYVKDILAGDDGKAPDAVVSVMQTPNNIGLFTALKRSGYKGLLSDPTDYDPGLLAKDATKQALDGVHVLLQFQPFESTDPKMAQFKADIKAAAGGQEVPLNMHMLTGYMSADLFVSIAQKAGKELTVESFQTAAQSFSDTGTLVGDRAEPKGQKDSFGCGALVQLKNGAYEVSVPFKCYEPIPFK, from the coding sequence ATGTTGCGACCGATCCGCACCCTGGCCGCCGCGGCGGCGGCACTCGCGCTCGTCTCCGCCTGCAACTCCGCCTCCACCAACGGCACCGGCCCGGGCAAGCCCGGCGGGGCGTCCGGCACCACCCGCGGGGTGACCGCCGATTCGATCAAGGTCGGCGGGATCGTGTCGATGACCAGCGCCAGCGGCTACAGCAAGAAGGACACCGACCTCGGGGCCAAGGCCCGCTATCTGCGGGCCAACGCCGAGGGCGGGATCAACGGACGCAAGATCGACTACCTCGGGGCGCAGGACGACGGCCAGGACCCCGCCAAGAACCTGGCGGCCGCCCGCAAACTCGTCCAGCAGGACAAGGTCTTCGCCGTCTCCCCCATGAGCTCGGTGACCTTCTCCGGGGCCGACTTCCTGGAACAGGAGAAGGTCCCCACCTTCGGCTGGGGCACCCTGCCCTCCTTCTGCGGGCCCAAGTACATCTACGGCTTCAACGGCTGCCTGGTCCCCACCCCCGGCGGCACCCTCAACCAGACCTGGCCCGAGGGCATCGGCCAGATCCTCGGCGGGGCCCGGGGCAAATCGGTCGCGATCATCGCCAACGACAGCGACGCCGGCAAGTTCGGCATCCGCACCTTCCAGCAGGGCTTCACCAGCGCCGGGTTCCACGTCTCCTACGCCAAGGCATCCGTGCCCGCCACCGCCGTCCCGAGCGACTGGTCCGCGTACGTGAAGGACATCCTCGCCGGCGACGACGGCAAGGCCCCGGACGCCGTGGTCTCCGTGATGCAGACCCCCAACAACATCGGGCTCTTCACCGCGCTCAAGCGCAGCGGCTACAAGGGGCTGCTCTCCGACCCGACCGACTACGACCCGGGGCTGCTCGCCAAGGACGCCACCAAGCAGGCCCTCGACGGGGTGCACGTACTGCTGCAGTTCCAGCCCTTCGAGTCCACCGACCCGAAGATGGCGCAGTTCAAGGCCGACATCAAGGCGGCGGCGGGCGGCCAGGAAGTACCGCTGAACATGCACATGCTCACCGGCTACATGTCGGCCGACCTCTTCGTGTCCATCGCGCAGAAGGCGGGCAAGGAGCTGACCGTCGAGTCCTTCCAGACCGCCGCGCAGAGCTTCTCCGACACCGGCACCCTCGTCGGCGACCGCGCCGAGCCCAAGGGCCAGAAGGACAGCTTCGGCTGCGGGGCGCTCGTGCAGCTCAAGAACGGCGCGTACGAGGTCTCCGTGCCGTTCAAGTGCTACGAACCCATCCCCTTCAAGTAG